A region of the Longimicrobiaceae bacterium genome:
TCCGCCGCCGGCGACTACGGCGACGCCTTCCCCAGTTCACGCAAGGTCTACGTGGAGGGCCGCCACGGCGTCCGCGTCCCCATGCGCGAGATCGCCCTGTCCGGGGGCGAGCCCCCGCTCCGCGTCTACGACACCAGCGGGCCCCTGGGCGGGGACGTGCGCCAGGGGCTGCCGCCGCTCCGGGCGGAGTGGATCCGCGCCCGCGGCGACACCGTGGAGACGGAGCGGACGTACCGCCCCGTCCCCGGCCGCAGCAGCACGGAGATCCCGGCGACGCTGCGCCGCCCCACGCTGCGCGGCACCGGGTGCGTCACGCAGATGGGATACGCGCGCCGCGGCGAGGTCACCCCGGAGATGGAGTTCGTGGCGCTGCGCGAGGGGATGGACCCGGAGCTCGTGCGCAGCGAGGTGGCGCGCGGGCGGGCCATCATCCCGGCCAACGTCAACCACCCGGAGCTGGAGCCGATGATCATCGGCCGCGGCTTCGCGGTGAAGGTGAACGCCAACATCGGCAACTCGGCCGTCACCTCGTCCATCGAGGAGGAGGTGGAGAAGCTGCGCTGGGCCACGCTCTGGGGCGCGGACACGGTGATGGACCTTTCCACGGGGAAGAACATCCACGAGACGCGGGAGTGGATCCTGCGCAACTCGCCGGTCCCCATCGGCACGGTGCCCATCTACCAGGCGCTGGAGAAGGTGGGCGGGGTGCCGGAGGAGCTGACCTGGGAGATCTACCGCGACACGCTGACCGAGCAGGCGGAGCAGGGGGTGGACTACTTCACCGTGCACGCGGGGGTGCTGCTGCGCTACGTCCCGCTCACCGCCAACCGGCTGACGGGGATCGTCTCCCGCGGGGGCTCCATCATCGCCAAGTGGTGCCTGGCCCACCACCGCGAGAGCTTCCTGTACACGCACTTCCGCGAGATCTGCGAGATCATGCAGGCGTACGACGTCGCCTTCTCCCTGGGCGACGGGCTGCGGCCGGGCTCCATCCGCGACGCCAACGACGAGGCGCAGTTCGCGGAGCTGCGCACCCAGGGCGAGCTGACGCGCATCGCCTGGGAGTACGACGTGCAGACCATGAACGAGGGGCCGGGGCACGTCCCCATGCACCTCATCAGGGAGAACATGGAGAAGCAGCTGGAGTGGTGCGACGAGGCGCCGTTCTACACGCTGGGGCCGCTCACCACGGACATCGCGCCCGGGTACGACCACATCACCAGCGGCATCGGCGCGGCGCAGATCGGGTGGTACGGCACGGCCATGCTCTGCTACGTCACGCCCAAGGAGCACCTGGGGCTCCCCAACCGCGACGACGTGAAGACAGGGGTCGTCACCTACAAGATCGCCGCGCACGCCGCGGACCTGGCCAAGGGGCACCCGCGCGCGCAGGAGTGGGACGACGCGCTCAGCAAGGCACGCTTCGAGTTCCGCTGGAGGGACCAGTTCAACCTGGCGCTGGACCCGGTGACCGCGCTGGCGTACCACGACGAGACGCTCCCGGCGGAGGGGGCAAAGGTCGCGCACTTCTGCTCCATGTGCGGGCCGAAGTTCTGCTCGATGAAGATCACGCAGGAGATCCGGGCGGCGGCGGAGGCGGGGATGCAGGAGAAGTCCAAGGAATTCAAGGAGATGGGCGGCGAGATCTACCTCAAGGAGGAGTTGCCCGCGCCGGCCGGCGGCGACTGAGCTGTGCCACAAGGTGTTCCGCATCTCGGGTAGATATCTCCGGGGGACGCCGCTGGTCGGCGTCCCCCGGGGTTGTAGTTGCACTTGTCGACGTCTCCCCGACGGCAGCATCAACGGCGATCATCGCCGCCGTGTTGAAGACCACCAGCGTCGCGCCCGAGCAGGCGGGCAGCCTCGCCGTTGCTTCCGTGCGCCACGACACCGGCATCCGTCCCAAACGCGATCCGCCGAGTCCGCCTCCAGGGCCTTCAAGGCCGTTGCGGCGGGGAGGGTACCCGAGCGCGCCTGTTTCGCGGCATGCTCCATTGCCATCAGCGTCGGCACCAGGAAGGTGCCTCGCATGCCGGCTCCGTTTGGGCCGAGCAGCCCGAACATGCCACGTGGCACGGTGAGA
Encoded here:
- the thiC gene encoding phosphomethylpyrimidine synthase ThiC produces the protein MTDRARPQTSAAGDYGDAFPSSRKVYVEGRHGVRVPMREIALSGGEPPLRVYDTSGPLGGDVRQGLPPLRAEWIRARGDTVETERTYRPVPGRSSTEIPATLRRPTLRGTGCVTQMGYARRGEVTPEMEFVALREGMDPELVRSEVARGRAIIPANVNHPELEPMIIGRGFAVKVNANIGNSAVTSSIEEEVEKLRWATLWGADTVMDLSTGKNIHETREWILRNSPVPIGTVPIYQALEKVGGVPEELTWEIYRDTLTEQAEQGVDYFTVHAGVLLRYVPLTANRLTGIVSRGGSIIAKWCLAHHRESFLYTHFREICEIMQAYDVAFSLGDGLRPGSIRDANDEAQFAELRTQGELTRIAWEYDVQTMNEGPGHVPMHLIRENMEKQLEWCDEAPFYTLGPLTTDIAPGYDHITSGIGAAQIGWYGTAMLCYVTPKEHLGLPNRDDVKTGVVTYKIAAHAADLAKGHPRAQEWDDALSKARFEFRWRDQFNLALDPVTALAYHDETLPAEGAKVAHFCSMCGPKFCSMKITQEIRAAAEAGMQEKSKEFKEMGGEIYLKEELPAPAGGD